A window of Rhodococcus sp. SGAir0479 contains these coding sequences:
- the pspM gene encoding phage shock envelope stress response protein PspM translates to MDTAQNVLRDVGGTVADTVRRWSDPRERVLRKRRRARRRATRFGVASGASVVGTASLAVASAPDWTVVATGGAAALFAVPAVVAVGTYRRLTATPLPPAAASRRPLPPVGSAARAPMERLARAESSLHQLLGVLGRSAVVDAGELDHTGETGRAASAALRAVAADVVAMESAGRGTAAAAAHLERSITAAAGQLDVGVEQYEGLVTAAAKLTAPAQSSSYSLLGRQRDELLSASDRLEGWAEAIGEIEEIERRYRD, encoded by the coding sequence ATGGACACCGCGCAGAACGTCCTGCGCGACGTCGGTGGCACCGTCGCCGACACGGTGCGCCGCTGGTCCGACCCGCGCGAACGCGTGCTGCGCAAGCGACGCCGCGCGCGGCGCCGCGCCACCAGGTTCGGCGTCGCCTCCGGTGCGAGTGTCGTCGGCACCGCATCGCTCGCGGTGGCGTCGGCCCCCGACTGGACGGTGGTCGCCACGGGCGGTGCGGCCGCGCTGTTCGCGGTGCCCGCAGTGGTCGCGGTGGGCACGTATCGGCGGCTGACGGCCACTCCGTTGCCGCCTGCCGCGGCGTCCCGTCGTCCCCTCCCGCCGGTCGGTTCGGCGGCGCGGGCCCCGATGGAACGACTGGCCCGAGCCGAGAGCAGCCTCCACCAGTTGCTGGGCGTGCTCGGGCGGTCCGCGGTCGTCGACGCCGGCGAACTCGACCACACCGGTGAGACGGGGCGTGCGGCGTCCGCGGCACTGCGGGCCGTTGCCGCCGACGTCGTGGCGATGGAGAGCGCGGGACGCGGCACCGCCGCGGCCGCGGCGCACCTCGAACGGTCGATCACCGCGGCTGCCGGGCAGCTGGACGTGGGCGTCGAGCAGTACGAGGGTCTCGTCACCGCGGCGGCGAAACTCACGGCTCCCGCCCAGTCGTCGTCGTACTCCCTGCTCGGTCGGCAACGCGACGAGCTGCTGTCCGCGTCGGACCGGCTCGAGGGCTGGGCCGAGGCGATCGGCGAGATCGAGGAGATCGAGCGACGCTACCGGGACTGA